Below is a genomic region from Salvelinus sp. IW2-2015 linkage group LG18, ASM291031v2, whole genome shotgun sequence.
GCCCGTCAAGGAGCTGGTGTGCTCGGGTCAGTGCATGCCCGCCCACCTCCTACCCAACTCCATCGTGCGCGGCAAATGGTGGCGGAGCAGCGCCTCTGACTACCGCTGCATCCCGGCCCACTCCCGAACCCAGCGGGTGCAGCTGCAGTGCCCCAACGGCAACTACCGGACTTACAAAATCCGCGTGGTCACCTCCTGCAAGTGCAAACGCTACAGCCGCCACCACAACCAGTCAGAGGCCAAGGAGAGCTCCTCAGAGGCCAAGCCCAGACGCGACAAGAAACGCACCCGGCTGCCTGGGAGTCGGAACAAAGGCAACACACCGACGCTGGTCAGCAATTCATACTGAGG
It encodes:
- the LOC111978519 gene encoding sclerostin, producing MQVSLALLVSSTGLLLLQGCCTVVQGWRVLKNDATEIIPEYTENAQPPEQPILQASNNNSNTMNRPKHGGRRSSANTASYSASELSCRELRSTRYITDGSCRSAKPVKELVCSGQCMPAHLLPNSIVRGKWWRSSASDYRCIPAHSRTQRVQLQCPNGNYRTYKIRVVTSCKCKRYSRHHNQSEAKESSSEAKPRRDKKRTRLPGSRNKGNTPTLVSNSY